A region of Subdoligranulum variabile DNA encodes the following proteins:
- a CDS encoding site-specific integrase: MGVSQGGINDNRLNEHGYGLNNALACLSGGSGDWCIYTRCQPGPYYKVSGPFDLNMTVKMTNTIDLPDTLNLQWPEPSTVIYVRVPMSMARTLQRQGNRKLSDLSTLRQWLIEHLGVAYRGYLELDPISLEPSAKIAVTIGQNSLLVPPIPVPIMMARTERLEVELGGQIVPVTYVHGTLDKSKREHLVHGSKTRFYYQCSQPTQGIDIRLGKRVIATAQLGEIWHREDGSPLCRHNSYNEFVGELILPELPRGVLATLNNKTGIDRNDPDWETVFDALSEFPPQKNAIKYSEDELKKKWMKLLKAANPEDEVTSEISVWPTGTRIDVVDKGTNDKYDIYELKAHKAEPQDLYQLKMYWDGLVLEGIQPTRGFLLVSEYSDAIQKMANAMNRGQYKILMDEIKGYTAEDLTKEVYTELQYKICRHALEATRGTTQWSPGMEAPESAKKRLNLLYELILDLQKVSGYEIPVIPSRYNGKPSHDELLLARTDSARSLPFNVLQQLCSTSEIHGQIALLIDTGLRISECTGLLYSSLHCIQGSQGQLYYISVTGQFDTKNGKRTEFPKTNPSYRTIPVSVDLGRQLICAIGTNTKDNNYFLSLMCNQLGGEVSESNSAPAAFQDYTSKLISGVLRKKENFTLISNERAYTFASKKQDQSLQSMATCHALRRNFCTWLHCRGISTQELYQQMGHAMKTIDSRSMNRGKTPSELYVMCLQKYVRSTVFSPARHLRYNAGGKYTYTEVPACGIELSLPPNGTYEITIQDTEPQNQILVITNSLKVEVRYKESLPARSDSSEFLARNNLLAIQSKRYPFRSGK; this comes from the coding sequence ATGGGAGTATCGCAAGGAGGGATAAACGATAACCGTTTAAACGAACACGGTTATGGCTTGAATAACGCACTGGCCTGCTTGTCCGGCGGTAGCGGAGACTGGTGTATCTACACCCGTTGCCAGCCCGGTCCCTATTACAAGGTCAGCGGTCCCTTCGACCTCAACATGACGGTAAAAATGACAAATACAATCGACCTTCCTGATACGCTGAATCTCCAGTGGCCCGAGCCTTCGACGGTCATTTATGTGCGAGTGCCGATGTCTATGGCCCGCACTTTGCAACGTCAGGGAAACCGTAAACTAAGCGATTTATCTACACTGCGTCAGTGGCTTATTGAACATCTGGGGGTTGCCTACCGTGGCTATCTAGAGCTGGACCCCATCTCACTTGAACCCAGCGCTAAAATTGCAGTAACCATCGGGCAAAACAGCCTGCTGGTACCGCCCATCCCGGTTCCTATAATGATGGCACGAACCGAACGGCTGGAAGTCGAACTGGGTGGTCAGATAGTTCCGGTCACCTATGTTCACGGTACGCTTGACAAATCCAAGCGTGAGCACCTTGTACATGGCAGTAAAACTCGATTTTACTATCAATGCAGCCAGCCTACCCAAGGCATTGATATTCGGCTTGGCAAGCGTGTAATCGCCACTGCCCAGTTGGGAGAGATTTGGCACCGTGAAGATGGAAGTCCCCTCTGTCGGCACAACAGCTACAACGAATTCGTAGGTGAGCTGATTTTACCCGAACTGCCGCGGGGAGTTCTTGCCACCCTTAACAACAAAACGGGAATCGACCGAAACGATCCCGATTGGGAAACTGTTTTCGATGCGCTATCAGAGTTTCCTCCCCAGAAAAACGCCATAAAATACAGCGAGGATGAACTGAAAAAGAAATGGATGAAACTCCTCAAAGCCGCGAATCCTGAAGATGAAGTAACCAGTGAAATTTCTGTTTGGCCAACCGGCACTCGTATTGATGTAGTCGACAAAGGGACAAATGACAAGTACGACATCTACGAACTTAAGGCGCATAAGGCCGAACCTCAGGATTTATATCAGCTTAAGATGTACTGGGACGGCCTTGTCCTTGAGGGAATCCAACCCACACGAGGTTTTTTACTCGTATCGGAGTACAGTGATGCCATTCAAAAGATGGCAAATGCCATGAATAGGGGTCAGTACAAGATCCTTATGGATGAGATAAAAGGCTATACTGCGGAAGACCTTACCAAAGAAGTGTATACAGAACTTCAATATAAGATTTGTCGCCACGCCTTGGAAGCAACTCGTGGCACCACTCAATGGTCTCCCGGAATGGAAGCTCCAGAGTCAGCAAAGAAGCGTCTAAATCTGCTTTACGAATTGATTCTGGATTTACAAAAAGTAAGTGGCTACGAAATTCCTGTTATCCCGAGCCGATATAACGGAAAGCCTTCGCACGATGAATTATTGCTAGCCAGAACAGACAGTGCTCGGAGTCTTCCATTCAATGTTCTCCAGCAGCTCTGCAGTACTTCTGAAATACATGGTCAGATAGCATTGCTCATTGATACTGGTTTGCGCATCAGTGAATGCACAGGCCTCTTATACAGCTCTCTCCACTGCATCCAAGGCTCTCAGGGCCAACTCTACTATATCAGTGTCACTGGTCAGTTCGATACTAAAAATGGCAAAAGAACTGAGTTTCCGAAAACCAATCCATCCTATAGAACCATCCCGGTATCCGTTGATTTAGGACGTCAGCTTATCTGCGCCATTGGCACGAATACAAAGGATAACAATTATTTCTTATCTCTGATGTGTAATCAATTGGGTGGTGAAGTCTCGGAGTCAAACAGCGCCCCAGCCGCCTTCCAAGACTATACCAGTAAGTTGATTTCAGGGGTTCTTCGCAAAAAAGAGAATTTTACGTTAATATCAAATGAACGCGCCTACACATTCGCCTCTAAAAAACAAGACCAATCTTTGCAGTCTATGGCGACCTGTCACGCTCTGCGAAGGAACTTCTGTACATGGCTGCACTGTCGAGGCATTTCCACGCAAGAGCTCTACCAGCAGATGGGTCATGCCATGAAAACCATAGATAGTCGTTCTATGAACCGAGGTAAAACGCCTTCTGAACTATATGTCATGTGCTTACAGAAGTACGTACGCTCTACGGTATTTAGTCCTGCCCGCCATTTACGGTATAATGCCGGCGGCAAATATACCTATACTGAAGTTCCTGCCTGCGGCATTGAACTTTCATTACCTCCGAATGGAACCTACGAAATCACTATCCAGGATACCGAACCTCAAAATCAAATTCTGGTGATAACCAACAGTTTGAAGGTGGAAGTGCGCTACAAGGAATCGTTACCCGCCAGATCCGATTCTTCAGAATTTCTGGCTAGAAACAATTTATTGGCAATTCAAAGCAAACGGTATCCGTTTCGGTCCGGCAAATAA
- a CDS encoding F0F1 ATP synthase subunit epsilon, with translation MASFPLKILTPDGVAFDGEVKSLSCRTIGGQVELLARHIDYCTAVGMGEARITTENGTVRRAACMGGMLSMIGGDCRLLATTFEWADAIDVERVARSKARAEAILAQKGIDKHEIELAEARLKRALVRGSVASR, from the coding sequence ATGGCAAGTTTCCCTCTGAAGATTTTGACTCCGGATGGCGTTGCATTTGACGGTGAGGTCAAATCTCTGTCTTGCCGCACCATCGGCGGGCAGGTGGAGCTGCTCGCGCGGCATATTGATTATTGCACAGCGGTAGGTATGGGAGAAGCCCGTATTACCACGGAGAATGGAACTGTACGCCGGGCGGCCTGCATGGGTGGTATGCTCAGTATGATAGGCGGGGATTGTCGTCTTCTTGCGACGACCTTTGAATGGGCGGATGCCATTGACGTAGAGCGTGTAGCGCGCAGTAAGGCACGTGCGGAAGCTATTCTGGCCCAGAAAGGAATTGATAAGCACGAAATTGAGCTGGCGGAAGCCCGGCTTAAGCGTGCGCTGGTACGTGGCAGTGTGGCAAGTCGATAG
- the atpD gene encoding F0F1 ATP synthase subunit beta, translating to MPEKHIGKVVQVTGPVLDIRFNDGELPALLNAVELQNHGKTLVVEVAQHIGDNVARCIAMAATDGLVRGTEAVDTGGPITVPVGDECLGRVFNLLGEPVDEKPAPENMERWPIHRAAPAFDEQESSTEILETGIKVVDLICPYAKGGKIGLFGGAGVGKTVLIQELIYNIATAHNGYSVFTGVGERTREGNDLYGEMQESGVLNKTALVYGQMNEPPGARMRVALSGLTMAEYFRDVKHQDVLLFIDNIFRFTQAGSEVSALLGRMPSAVGYQPTLATEMGALQERITSTQKGSITSVQAVYVPADDLTDPAPATTFTHLDATTVLSRDIASQGIYPAVDPLDSTSRILSPEVVGQEHYKTARAVQQVLQRYKDLQDIIAIMGMDELSEEDKITVNRARKVQRFLSQSFHVAEQFTGMPGQYVPLKETLRGFNMILNGECDSIPESAFLFAGTIDDVLAKAGKQ from the coding sequence ATGCCAGAAAAACACATCGGTAAGGTTGTACAAGTGACCGGACCTGTGCTGGACATTCGTTTCAATGATGGGGAACTTCCTGCCTTGCTGAATGCGGTAGAACTGCAGAACCACGGCAAAACACTGGTGGTGGAAGTTGCACAACATATTGGCGATAATGTGGCCCGTTGCATTGCTATGGCTGCCACGGATGGCCTGGTACGTGGCACCGAGGCCGTTGATACTGGAGGTCCCATCACGGTACCTGTCGGTGATGAATGCCTGGGACGTGTTTTCAATCTGCTGGGCGAGCCCGTGGATGAAAAACCTGCGCCGGAGAATATGGAACGTTGGCCCATTCATCGTGCGGCGCCTGCTTTTGATGAGCAGGAATCCTCCACTGAAATCCTGGAAACTGGCATCAAGGTCGTGGATTTGATCTGCCCCTATGCAAAAGGCGGCAAGATTGGCCTGTTCGGTGGTGCCGGTGTCGGTAAGACTGTTCTGATTCAGGAATTGATCTACAATATCGCTACAGCGCATAATGGCTATTCTGTTTTTACCGGTGTCGGAGAACGTACCCGTGAGGGCAACGATCTTTATGGTGAAATGCAGGAAAGCGGAGTTTTGAACAAGACAGCGCTGGTCTACGGCCAGATGAACGAACCCCCGGGAGCTCGTATGCGTGTGGCGCTGTCCGGCTTGACGATGGCTGAATATTTCCGCGATGTCAAGCATCAGGATGTGCTTCTTTTTATTGATAACATCTTCCGTTTTACCCAGGCGGGCTCTGAGGTCTCGGCGCTGCTGGGGCGTATGCCTTCGGCCGTAGGCTATCAGCCTACGCTGGCCACGGAAATGGGCGCTTTGCAGGAAAGAATTACCTCTACCCAGAAAGGGTCTATTACGTCGGTGCAGGCGGTATATGTGCCCGCGGATGACCTGACAGACCCCGCACCTGCCACGACCTTTACCCACCTGGATGCTACGACGGTTCTGAGCCGTGATATTGCTTCTCAGGGCATTTATCCGGCTGTAGACCCTCTGGATTCCACCTCCCGGATTCTTTCTCCGGAAGTAGTAGGGCAGGAGCATTATAAAACAGCCCGGGCGGTGCAGCAGGTGTTGCAGCGCTACAAAGATTTGCAGGACATTATTGCCATCATGGGCATGGATGAACTGTCCGAAGAAGATAAAATTACTGTCAACCGTGCCCGTAAGGTGCAGCGTTTCTTGTCTCAGTCTTTCCATGTGGCGGAGCAGTTCACCGGTATGCCCGGTCAGTATGTGCCGCTGAAAGAGACACTGCGGGGCTTCAACATGATTTTGAACGGTGAATGCGATTCCATCCCGGAAAGCGCTTTCCTCTTTGCGGGCACTATTGATGATGTGCTGGCAAAGGCCGGAAAGCAGTAA
- the atpG gene encoding ATP synthase F1 subunit gamma yields the protein MVVAGSMKEIKLRIKSVESTMQITKAMELVASSKLRRAKERVERSRPYFETLYATLFDIAATDTQFDSPYLAKRETQRRLYIVIAGDRGLAGGYNANILKAVQADAEEQDYVVLPIGKKAVEYFVRHNVPIVTQAFAEAGDLSVSDCFEISKIVCQKFLTGEIDEIRLCFTQFVSMLTQTATILPVLPFEKPKSPKKRQSLMLYEPDITTVFDNIIPEYLAGVVYGALCESVASEQGARRTAMEAATKNAGEMIEHLNLYYNRARQAAITQEITEIVAGADAES from the coding sequence ATGGTGGTGGCTGGCTCGATGAAAGAAATCAAGCTGCGCATCAAAAGTGTGGAGAGCACCATGCAGATCACCAAAGCGATGGAGCTGGTGGCATCCAGTAAACTGCGCCGTGCCAAGGAGCGTGTAGAACGGAGCCGTCCCTATTTTGAAACCTTGTATGCGACTTTGTTTGACATTGCAGCGACGGATACGCAATTCGACAGTCCCTATCTCGCCAAGCGGGAAACCCAGCGCAGGTTGTATATTGTAATTGCTGGTGATCGTGGTCTGGCAGGCGGCTATAACGCCAATATCCTAAAAGCGGTTCAGGCTGACGCGGAGGAGCAGGATTATGTGGTGCTTCCTATCGGCAAAAAAGCTGTGGAGTATTTTGTGCGCCACAATGTCCCAATTGTTACCCAGGCCTTTGCCGAAGCGGGGGATTTATCTGTAAGCGATTGCTTTGAGATCTCCAAAATCGTATGCCAGAAATTTCTGACAGGGGAGATTGACGAGATCAGACTTTGCTTTACACAGTTTGTCTCTATGCTGACGCAGACGGCTACGATTCTGCCTGTGTTGCCTTTTGAAAAGCCCAAAAGCCCAAAAAAGCGCCAGAGTCTGATGCTGTATGAACCCGATATTACGACGGTGTTTGATAATATCATCCCGGAATATCTGGCCGGTGTTGTGTATGGGGCTTTGTGTGAAAGCGTAGCCAGTGAACAGGGGGCACGCCGCACGGCGATGGAGGCTGCCACCAAAAATGCCGGTGAAATGATCGAGCATTTGAATTTGTACTATAACCGTGCCCGCCAGGCCGCGATCACTCAGGAAATTACTGAAATCGTGGCCGGTGCCGACGCGGAATCTTGA
- the atpA gene encoding F0F1 ATP synthase subunit alpha, which produces MQLKPEQISRIIRSQIKYYQNAIEQSETGTVTMVGDGIARASGLDNCMAGELVQFDSGTYGMAQNLEENSVSIVLLGDDSGIKEGDGIRRTGKVVSVPVGEKMIGRVVNALGQPIDGKGPIEAADYRAIESPAPGIIDRQPVKQPLQTGIKAIDSMIPIGRGQRELIIGDRQTGKTVIATDTIINQKGKDVLCIYVAIGQKRSTVASLVENLEKNGAMAYTTVVCATASELSPLQYIAPYAGCAMGEYFMQKGKHVLIIYDDLSKHAVAYRALSLLIRRPPGREAYPGDVFYLHSRLLERAAKLSDEKGGGSLTALPIIETQAGDVAAYIPTNVISITDGQIFLETELFHAGIRPAVNPGISVSRVGGNAQIKAMKKVAGTLKLIYSQYRELQGFAQFGSDLDADTKARLAQGERIVEVLKQDRNSPVAVEKQVAILYATVHGYLKEIEVPAIASYERELYQYLDEDSDAADVMEIIRTTGDLKAETEEKLKAVLTAFTEKFQKEN; this is translated from the coding sequence GTGCAACTGAAACCCGAACAAATTTCTCGCATTATTCGCTCCCAGATCAAGTACTATCAGAATGCCATTGAGCAGTCCGAAACCGGCACTGTCACGATGGTAGGTGACGGTATTGCCCGCGCCTCGGGGCTTGATAACTGTATGGCTGGCGAACTGGTGCAGTTTGACAGCGGCACCTACGGCATGGCTCAGAATCTGGAAGAAAACAGCGTTTCCATTGTTCTGCTGGGCGATGACAGTGGTATCAAAGAGGGAGACGGCATTCGCCGTACTGGAAAAGTAGTTTCTGTCCCGGTGGGCGAGAAGATGATTGGCCGTGTGGTCAACGCCCTGGGACAGCCCATTGACGGAAAAGGCCCCATTGAAGCGGCAGATTACCGAGCCATCGAATCTCCGGCGCCGGGTATCATTGACCGTCAACCGGTGAAACAGCCGCTGCAGACCGGCATCAAGGCCATCGACTCGATGATTCCCATCGGGCGAGGTCAGCGCGAGCTGATTATCGGTGACCGCCAGACCGGCAAGACGGTCATCGCAACTGACACGATCATCAATCAGAAGGGCAAGGATGTCCTTTGCATTTACGTGGCGATCGGCCAGAAGCGTTCTACCGTTGCTTCGCTGGTAGAAAACCTGGAAAAGAACGGTGCGATGGCTTATACCACAGTGGTTTGTGCAACTGCGTCGGAACTGTCTCCGCTGCAGTATATTGCTCCGTACGCCGGATGCGCCATGGGCGAGTATTTCATGCAGAAGGGAAAGCATGTGCTGATCATCTATGATGATCTTTCTAAACATGCGGTGGCTTACCGTGCGCTGTCTCTGCTGATTCGGCGCCCGCCCGGACGAGAAGCGTACCCTGGCGACGTCTTCTATCTGCACAGCCGGTTGCTGGAACGTGCAGCTAAGCTCAGCGATGAGAAGGGCGGCGGATCTCTGACGGCACTGCCCATCATCGAGACGCAGGCAGGTGACGTGGCGGCCTATATTCCCACCAACGTTATTTCTATTACCGATGGTCAGATCTTCCTGGAAACCGAGTTGTTCCACGCGGGCATTCGTCCTGCTGTCAACCCGGGTATTTCGGTGTCTCGTGTTGGCGGCAACGCCCAGATCAAGGCCATGAAGAAAGTGGCCGGTACGCTGAAGCTGATTTATTCTCAGTATCGTGAATTGCAGGGCTTTGCTCAGTTTGGCTCTGATCTGGATGCCGACACCAAAGCGCGTCTGGCCCAGGGGGAGCGTATTGTAGAAGTCCTCAAGCAGGACCGCAACAGCCCTGTTGCGGTGGAAAAACAGGTGGCCATTCTCTATGCCACGGTACACGGATATCTGAAGGAAATTGAGGTGCCCGCAATTGCATCCTATGAACGGGAACTGTACCAGTACCTCGATGAAGATTCGGACGCTGCGGATGTTATGGAAATCATCCGAACGACCGGGGATCTGAAAGCAGAAACTGAGGAAAAACTTAAGGCTGTTCTGACAGCGTTTACTGAAAAATTCCAGAAAGAGAACTAA
- the atpH gene encoding ATP synthase F1 subunit delta encodes MTEQAKRYGSSLYELAAEESLTEPILQELILADACCKQEPSYLRLLQTPSIPKRERCALLDKAFEGMHPYVVNFLKVLCEADLIGELSGCLEAYRQQYNEEHGILEATVTSAVPLSEAEREKLIAKLEAKTGKTIHLSEKTDPSVLAGLRLDLAGERLDGTVQRRLELLREDIANVVL; translated from the coding sequence ATGACCGAACAGGCCAAGCGTTATGGAAGCAGTCTCTACGAACTGGCAGCGGAAGAATCGCTGACGGAACCTATTCTGCAGGAGCTCATTTTGGCTGATGCCTGCTGCAAGCAGGAACCTTCCTATCTCCGACTTCTGCAAACGCCCAGCATTCCCAAAAGGGAACGGTGTGCGTTGCTGGACAAGGCTTTTGAGGGGATGCATCCGTATGTGGTGAATTTCCTCAAGGTCTTGTGTGAAGCGGATCTGATAGGAGAGCTTTCCGGGTGTCTGGAAGCCTATCGGCAGCAGTACAATGAAGAGCATGGCATTTTGGAAGCGACTGTGACCTCGGCAGTACCGCTGTCCGAGGCAGAACGCGAAAAGCTGATTGCCAAATTGGAGGCAAAAACGGGCAAGACCATCCATCTGAGCGAAAAGACGGACCCGTCGGTTCTTGCCGGATTGCGCCTCGATCTGGCGGGCGAACGCTTGGATGGTACCGTGCAGCGTCGTTTGGAATTGCTGCGCGAGGACATTGCCAACGTGGTTCTATAA
- the atpF gene encoding F0F1 ATP synthase subunit B, which produces MTGFESFVGVNPWTALFTFCNMLITFAVLRHFLFKPVKRMIDDRQQEIDNMYAEAADAKQKAADLEKEYQAHLQSIKAEQDDMLREATTRAQKREEEIVNAARAEAQALRNAAEAEMAQERKKAVNDLKNEIGGIAVEIASKVVEREINTADHQALIDEFIRNVGDAS; this is translated from the coding sequence ATGACGGGATTTGAAAGCTTTGTCGGCGTTAATCCGTGGACGGCGCTTTTCACCTTCTGCAATATGCTCATCACCTTTGCGGTGCTGCGCCATTTCCTGTTTAAACCGGTCAAACGGATGATCGACGACCGCCAACAGGAAATCGACAACATGTACGCCGAGGCGGCGGATGCAAAGCAAAAGGCGGCTGATCTTGAAAAAGAATACCAGGCACATTTGCAGAGCATCAAAGCCGAACAGGACGACATGCTTCGGGAAGCTACGACCCGCGCACAGAAGCGCGAAGAGGAAATCGTAAACGCGGCCCGTGCCGAGGCGCAGGCTTTGCGGAATGCAGCCGAAGCTGAGATGGCGCAGGAACGCAAAAAAGCAGTCAATGACCTGAAAAATGAGATCGGCGGTATCGCGGTAGAGATTGCCAGCAAGGTAGTGGAACGCGAGATCAATACGGCGGATCATCAGGCCTTGATTGACGAATTCATCCGGAATGTGGGGGATGCCTCATGA
- the atpE gene encoding ATP synthase F0 subunit C — MEAAIVKAACAIGAGIAIGFGAIGPAIGEGNAVGKALEGMSRQPEMTNVLRTNMILGCAITESTGIYSLVISLLLLFVF; from the coding sequence ATGGAAGCTGCAATTGTAAAAGCCGCCTGCGCGATTGGTGCTGGTATCGCAATCGGATTCGGAGCCATTGGTCCGGCTATCGGTGAAGGCAATGCTGTGGGCAAGGCGTTGGAGGGTATGTCCCGCCAGCCTGAAATGACCAATGTCCTGCGCACCAACATGATTCTGGGCTGCGCCATTACCGAGTCCACCGGCATTTATTCGCTGGTTATCTCCCTGCTGCTTCTCTTCGTTTTCTGA
- a CDS encoding FoF1 ATP synthase subunit A: MNGPKIYFTIPLFGGIPITQTIVSSFVVMVCLCVAGILLGRNLQKRPSRRQVLVEKGVSMLYGMVEDTMGKHNAYWTPYIGALFLSSMFGSYIGMTGIFRSSTADLSTTVTWALMTSFLCWGCSIRANGVLGWLKGFTEPIVVMTPMNLVSEIAQPISMAFRHFGNIAGGSVLTSLVYSALATASAALLGLVGKSVLVSAVILLIGAVLLINGVREKKMARKIFGVVFLVTGILALLGLSGVPYLEVGIPGILSLYFDVFSGGVQALVFSLLTMVYVGNACPPPEEA, encoded by the coding sequence ATGAATGGTCCTAAAATTTATTTTACCATACCGCTGTTCGGTGGAATCCCAATCACACAAACCATTGTCTCCTCGTTCGTGGTGATGGTCTGCCTGTGCGTTGCCGGTATTTTGCTGGGGCGCAATCTGCAAAAGCGGCCGTCCCGGCGTCAGGTTCTGGTAGAAAAAGGCGTATCTATGCTGTATGGCATGGTGGAAGATACCATGGGCAAACACAATGCTTATTGGACACCTTACATCGGCGCGCTGTTTCTGTCTTCCATGTTTGGATCTTATATCGGAATGACCGGTATATTCCGTTCTTCCACAGCAGATCTTTCTACAACCGTCACATGGGCCTTGATGACCAGCTTCCTTTGCTGGGGCTGTTCCATCAGAGCCAATGGCGTGTTGGGATGGCTGAAAGGTTTTACCGAGCCGATTGTCGTTATGACGCCGATGAATCTTGTGTCGGAAATCGCGCAGCCGATTTCCATGGCATTCCGTCATTTCGGCAATATTGCGGGAGGCAGTGTGCTGACCAGTCTGGTGTATTCGGCGCTGGCCACGGCCTCGGCTGCACTGCTAGGGCTGGTAGGGAAAAGTGTCCTGGTTTCAGCGGTGATTTTACTGATCGGTGCCGTATTGCTGATAAATGGTGTGCGAGAGAAAAAGATGGCGCGCAAAATTTTTGGCGTTGTTTTCCTGGTTACCGGTATTCTTGCTTTGCTGGGACTTAGCGGCGTACCGTATCTGGAGGTCGGCATTCCCGGCATCCTGAGCCTTTATTTTGATGTTTTTTCCGGCGGGGTACAAGCCCTTGTCTTTAGTTTGCTGACGATGGTTTATGTGGGCAATGCATGCCCCCCGCCGGAAGAAGCCTGA
- a CDS encoding ATP synthase subunit I: MQKHRDILRQVGRLTIALAICVGIMLGIYALLGAFTKQVLAGAAIGFILSIGNFVSLSITVSNALDRAARDNDPQRAQLSIQASSVVRLLVLAVIYILVFRTHVCDPVAALLPLLLAQAVLKLVEFFRNDDKGGDAAV, translated from the coding sequence ATGCAAAAACACAGAGATATTCTGCGTCAGGTTGGCCGTCTGACGATTGCTTTGGCGATCTGCGTAGGAATCATGCTGGGGATTTATGCACTGCTGGGTGCGTTCACAAAACAGGTCCTTGCCGGCGCCGCAATCGGCTTTATCTTGTCGATCGGTAATTTTGTGTCGCTGAGCATCACCGTATCCAATGCGTTGGATCGCGCAGCGCGGGATAACGACCCGCAGCGGGCGCAGCTTTCCATTCAAGCATCCAGTGTAGTCCGGCTGTTGGTGCTTGCGGTCATTTATATTCTGGTTTTCCGGACGCATGTATGTGATCCGGTGGCAGCGCTGCTGCCGTTGCTTCTGGCACAAGCGGTGCTGAAACTTGTGGAGTTTTTCCGCAACGATGATAAAGGCGGTGATGCGGCCGTATGA
- a CDS encoding AtpZ/AtpI family protein, whose protein sequence is MKDLYDVARHLVWLTQFGLSVCVPPILFVPISVWLRKALSLGSWIVAVGVILGILGAVSSLRYSLKAIERQGREPKKKSSPPVSFNHHG, encoded by the coding sequence ATGAAAGATCTGTATGATGTTGCCCGGCATCTGGTATGGCTGACGCAGTTCGGCCTCTCGGTCTGCGTGCCGCCCATTTTGTTTGTGCCGATTTCGGTCTGGTTGCGGAAAGCTCTTTCGCTCGGCAGCTGGATTGTGGCGGTGGGTGTGATTCTGGGTATACTGGGAGCAGTGAGCAGCCTCCGCTATTCTTTGAAGGCCATTGAGCGGCAGGGAAGAGAACCTAAGAAAAAATCTTCGCCACCGGTATCCTTTAATCACCACGGGTAA
- the plsY gene encoding glycerol-3-phosphate 1-O-acyltransferase PlsY yields the protein MVLHVIAACVLTALAGYLLGSILFGVLVSKTMFNEDVRTHGSGNAGMTNVLRTYGKLPAVLTIIGDVGKSVAAASLGRLLFASLIGTDALLAPVCGAYLAAIFCMIGHSRPLYFGFKGGKCVLVGAGAALSISPIVCGILLLVFLIQFAFSRIVSLGSIMVAALFPVVTLIYWVVCGVNVPTVIFNTLCCVIMATMVIWLHRSNIERLKNGTEYRFGSQK from the coding sequence ATGGTACTTCATGTGATTGCGGCTTGTGTACTGACGGCGCTGGCGGGATATCTGCTGGGAAGCATCCTGTTTGGCGTGCTTGTATCCAAAACCATGTTCAACGAGGACGTCCGTACCCACGGAAGCGGCAACGCGGGTATGACCAACGTTCTGCGTACCTACGGCAAACTGCCTGCGGTATTGACCATCATCGGCGATGTGGGAAAAAGTGTGGCCGCAGCTAGCCTCGGCCGGCTGCTGTTTGCCTCGTTGATCGGTACAGACGCCCTTCTGGCACCGGTATGCGGTGCGTATCTCGCGGCGATTTTCTGTATGATCGGCCATAGCCGTCCGCTGTATTTTGGTTTTAAGGGCGGTAAATGTGTTCTGGTAGGCGCTGGCGCAGCGCTGTCCATCAGCCCCATTGTTTGCGGAATTCTGCTGCTGGTGTTCCTCATCCAGTTCGCTTTCTCCCGCATTGTTTCTCTGGGCAGCATTATGGTGGCAGCGTTGTTCCCAGTGGTAACGCTGATTTATTGGGTTGTGTGCGGAGTCAACGTCCCCACGGTGATCTTCAATACCCTGTGTTGTGTAATTATGGCAACAATGGTGATCTGGTTGCATCGTTCCAATATTGAGCGCCTGAAAAACGGCACGGAATATCGGTTTGGCTCCCAAAAATAA